One Flagellimonas sp. CMM7 genomic region harbors:
- a CDS encoding isoprenylcysteine carboxylmethyltransferase family protein: MYVLNRFLPFGNFEFFGRKELAIFLLSLAVIIMTWAIFQFLRAKTTTNPINLTKTSSLVTNGIFKYTRNPMYLGMLLILLAFGLKLGNAFNTLLAAGFVYFMNHFQIEKEEKALTELFDKEYTMYCKATRRWF, translated from the coding sequence ATGTATGTTCTGAATCGATTTTTGCCTTTTGGCAATTTTGAATTTTTTGGACGTAAAGAACTCGCAATTTTTCTACTTTCTTTAGCTGTTATAATTATGACGTGGGCGATTTTTCAATTTTTGAGGGCAAAAACGACAACAAATCCTATTAATTTGACAAAAACGAGTAGTTTGGTCACTAACGGAATCTTTAAATACACCAGAAATCCTATGTATTTGGGCATGCTGCTGATATTGCTTGCTTTTGGTTTGAAATTAGGTAACGCATTCAATACACTTTTGGCCGCGGGGTTTGTGTATTTTATGAATCATTTTCAAATTGAGAAGGAAGAAAAAGCATTAACGGAGCTTTTTGATAAAGAATACACCATGTATTGTAAAGCAACTAGGAGATGGTTTTAG
- a CDS encoding DEAD/DEAH box helicase has translation MTKFETLGLDKPLLDAISDLGFESPSEVQEKAIPILLEQETDLVALAQTGTGKTAAFGFPMIQKIQSESRTTQGLILSPTRELCLQITNELKLYSKYVKGLNTVAIYGGASITDQARQIKRGAQIIVATPGRMKDMIGRKMVDISKIDYCVLDEADEMLNMGFFEDIKDILSNTPKEKFTWLFSATMPKEVSTIAKKFMHKPQEITVGTKNAGASTVQHEYYVVGGRDRYSALKRLADANPGIFSVIFCRTKRDTQKVAEKLIEDGYNAGALHGDLSQNQRDLVMNSFRKKQVQMLVATDVAARGIDVDDITHVINYQLPDEIETYTHRSGRTGRAGKSGISMVIVTRSELRKIKSIEGKIQQSFLSKKIPTGIEICEIQLYHLASKIKETEINPEIDNYLPAINDVLEGVDRDELLKKIISVEFTRFYNYYSKTRDLNSSEDGRDRGERRERSKGDNTQSNGSVRYFINVGERDGYDWMSLKDFLRDTLNLEKEDVFNVDTKDSFSFFNTDAQVTDHVLQTFTEFKVEGRFINVEVSKNPGGSGRGGGRKRDRSRGHRKGGDNKSFRGGRKNNSGKRGGKKRPGFY, from the coding sequence ATGACAAAATTTGAAACCCTAGGGTTGGACAAACCCCTTTTGGACGCTATTTCCGATTTAGGATTTGAATCTCCATCAGAAGTACAAGAAAAAGCTATCCCAATTTTATTGGAACAAGAGACCGACCTAGTCGCACTTGCGCAAACGGGAACGGGTAAAACTGCTGCCTTTGGTTTTCCCATGATCCAAAAAATTCAATCAGAAAGCAGAACAACTCAAGGACTCATCTTATCTCCAACACGTGAGCTCTGTTTGCAAATTACAAATGAGCTAAAATTATACTCCAAATACGTTAAAGGTCTTAATACTGTAGCCATTTATGGTGGAGCCAGCATTACCGATCAAGCTAGGCAAATAAAACGCGGAGCGCAGATTATTGTAGCCACTCCCGGGCGTATGAAGGATATGATTGGACGAAAAATGGTTGATATTTCTAAAATTGACTATTGCGTGCTAGATGAAGCAGATGAAATGTTGAACATGGGCTTCTTTGAAGACATAAAGGACATTTTATCCAACACACCAAAAGAAAAATTTACATGGTTGTTTTCCGCAACTATGCCCAAAGAAGTTTCTACCATTGCTAAGAAGTTCATGCATAAACCCCAAGAAATTACTGTTGGGACTAAAAATGCCGGAGCTTCAACGGTGCAACATGAGTACTATGTAGTTGGTGGGCGTGATCGTTATTCTGCGCTTAAACGTCTTGCAGATGCCAATCCCGGTATTTTCTCAGTGATATTCTGTAGAACAAAGAGAGATACCCAAAAAGTTGCTGAAAAGCTTATTGAGGATGGATACAATGCGGGAGCACTTCATGGAGACCTAAGTCAAAATCAGCGGGATTTGGTCATGAATTCCTTCCGTAAAAAACAAGTACAGATGCTTGTGGCAACGGATGTTGCTGCCAGGGGAATAGATGTTGATGATATAACACATGTTATCAACTATCAATTACCTGATGAAATAGAAACATATACGCACCGAAGTGGTCGTACAGGTCGTGCAGGAAAATCAGGGATTTCAATGGTAATCGTAACGCGTTCGGAGCTACGAAAGATTAAATCCATAGAAGGTAAAATCCAGCAATCTTTTCTATCCAAGAAAATTCCAACTGGTATTGAGATTTGTGAGATACAATTATACCATTTAGCTAGCAAAATCAAAGAAACTGAGATAAATCCTGAAATAGACAATTATCTACCGGCCATAAACGATGTTTTGGAAGGTGTTGATAGAGATGAATTGCTCAAAAAAATTATTTCAGTAGAATTTACCCGTTTCTATAACTATTACAGTAAAACCAGAGATTTAAATTCATCAGAAGATGGAAGAGATCGAGGAGAAAGAAGGGAACGTTCCAAAGGTGACAACACGCAGTCAAACGGTTCTGTGCGCTACTTTATCAATGTAGGAGAACGCGATGGTTACGACTGGATGTCTTTGAAAGACTTTTTACGTGATACCTTAAACCTTGAAAAAGAAGACGTGTTCAACGTAGATACCAAGGATAGTTTCTCCTTTTTCAACACAGATGCCCAGGTAACAGATCATGTCCTTCAAACTTTTACAGAATTTAAGGTTGAGGGTCGTTTTATCAATGTTGAAGTTTCCAAAAATCCTGGAGGTTCAGGAAGAGGCGGTGGTAGAAAACGAGATAGAAGTAGAGGACATAGAAAAGGTGGGGACAATAAATCCTTTAGAGGAGGTAGAAAAAATAACTCCGGTAAACGCGGCGGTAAAAAACGACCAGGCTTTTATTAG
- a CDS encoding carboxypeptidase-like regulatory domain-containing protein — protein sequence MRRVLLTFFSFISFVCFAQNENDTIVEGELNATVINAQTSFPMVSVHVINLNKVVGTITDQKGNFKIPAAVNDTLYLSFLGFKSQKVRVTNDMFKFDGTEISLTELAYALEEVIVRPYQLTGYLEIDVKNLPINTAYQYSISGLQKSYEGGSKSPSAVTKVLGAILNPADLLRNLFGKKPKQMRKLRQIKEDEDIRNLLASKFDREILTELLQLEKVDIEDILNNCSYSKSFINTANDLQILDAVSSCYEEYKVLNRR from the coding sequence ATGAGAAGAGTTCTACTTACATTTTTTTCCTTCATTTCATTTGTTTGTTTTGCTCAAAATGAGAACGACACAATAGTTGAAGGAGAATTAAACGCTACGGTTATCAATGCGCAAACAAGCTTTCCAATGGTTAGCGTGCACGTTATCAACCTTAATAAAGTAGTCGGTACAATTACCGACCAAAAAGGAAATTTCAAAATCCCGGCTGCCGTAAACGATACCCTATACCTATCCTTTTTAGGTTTTAAATCGCAAAAGGTTAGGGTCACTAATGACATGTTCAAGTTTGATGGAACAGAAATATCCCTGACAGAACTTGCCTATGCATTGGAAGAAGTTATTGTAAGGCCATATCAATTAACGGGTTACTTAGAGATAGATGTAAAAAATCTTCCCATCAATACTGCATATCAATATAGTATATCAGGGCTTCAAAAAAGCTATGAAGGTGGCAGCAAAAGCCCAAGTGCGGTAACAAAAGTTCTCGGTGCTATTTTGAATCCGGCCGATCTTCTGCGAAATCTTTTTGGTAAAAAACCAAAACAAATGCGGAAGCTAAGGCAAATCAAAGAAGATGAAGATATTAGGAACCTCCTAGCTTCAAAATTTGACCGTGAAATACTTACAGAATTGCTCCAACTGGAAAAAGTTGATATTGAAGATATCCTTAACAATTGTAGCTATTCCAAATCCTTTATCAACACAGCCAACGACCTACAAATTTTAGATGCAGTTTCTAGTTGTTATGAAGAATATAAAGTGTTAAATAGAAGATAA
- a CDS encoding heme-binding domain-containing protein — MKIAKKIATALLIILIAMQFYRPEKNIAEGEYVAAFEAETKPSKAVQQILETTCYDCHSAHTVYPWYNNIAPVSYWLADHIEEGKEHLNFSDWNNYSAKKKDHKLEELVEEVEEGEMPLNEYTWTHKEAKLTADQKNLLMDWAKATRSLYPVAEKQE, encoded by the coding sequence ATGAAAATAGCAAAAAAAATAGCAACCGCCCTGTTAATTATCCTTATTGCAATGCAGTTTTACAGACCTGAAAAAAATATTGCAGAGGGAGAATATGTTGCTGCTTTTGAAGCAGAGACCAAACCAAGTAAAGCAGTGCAGCAAATTTTAGAAACCACTTGTTATGATTGCCATAGTGCCCATACGGTATATCCTTGGTACAATAATATTGCCCCCGTTTCTTATTGGTTGGCCGATCATATTGAAGAAGGTAAAGAGCATTTAAATTTTTCTGATTGGAACAACTATTCGGCTAAGAAGAAAGATCATAAACTAGAAGAGTTGGTAGAAGAGGTGGAAGAAGGGGAGATGCCGTTGAATGAGTACACCTGGACCCACAAAGAAGCTAAATTGACCGCTGATCAGAAAAACCTATTAATGGATTGGGCAAAAGCTACAAGGTCGCTTTATCCAGTAGCTGAGAAACAAGAGTAG
- a CDS encoding alpha/beta fold hydrolase gives MSILFLGYGLSAQTQFFSSFDQTQIAYSDEGEGKTVLLIHGFISNSGMWEKSILKKELLESGYRVIVPDLRGNGESDQPENPKAYQNDAEVKDLKYLIDHLRLEEVNVVGYSRGSIVLAKLLVKEKRIKKAVLGGMGIDFTNPEWDRRILFMNAFNGKTTEETQGAVDYATSIGANHKILHLLQKYQPVTSLAELKEISAAILVIAGDQDLDNGNPSDLKNEIPNSQLHIVHGDHNGTYKTQSFSTKIIQFLD, from the coding sequence TTGAGCATTTTGTTTTTGGGATATGGGCTGAGTGCGCAAACACAATTCTTTTCTTCTTTTGACCAGACGCAAATTGCTTATTCGGATGAAGGTGAAGGGAAGACTGTACTGCTTATTCATGGATTTATCTCTAATAGCGGAATGTGGGAAAAATCGATTTTAAAGAAAGAGCTTTTAGAATCTGGTTATAGGGTAATTGTCCCAGATTTAAGAGGAAATGGAGAATCCGATCAACCTGAAAACCCAAAAGCATATCAAAATGATGCTGAAGTAAAAGATTTGAAATATCTAATTGACCATTTAAGATTGGAAGAAGTGAATGTTGTGGGCTACTCAAGGGGAAGCATTGTGCTGGCAAAACTTTTGGTAAAAGAAAAACGTATAAAAAAAGCGGTCTTAGGAGGCATGGGTATTGATTTTACCAATCCAGAATGGGATAGAAGAATTCTTTTTATGAATGCTTTCAATGGCAAAACTACGGAAGAAACACAAGGAGCAGTTGATTATGCTACTTCCATTGGTGCAAATCATAAAATTCTTCACTTGCTACAAAAATACCAGCCAGTGACTAGCTTAGCAGAGCTAAAAGAGATTTCTGCTGCAATTTTAGTTATAGCCGGAGACCAGGATTTGGATAATGGAAATCCTTCCGATTTAAAGAATGAGATTCCAAACAGTCAATTGCATATTGTGCATGGAGATCACAATGGAACGTATAAAACGCAATCTTTTTCAACCAAAATAATTCAGTTTTTAGATTAA
- a CDS encoding NAD-dependent deacylase produces the protein MNFLFLGCMSQKQKVVVLTGAGMSAESGLKTFRDSNGLWEGHDVMEVASPQGFERDPELVLDFYNQRRRQLLEVSPNTGHKALVELEKKYDISIVTQNVDNLHEQAGSSHVIHLHGELLKVRSTQNENHVLDWKKDLVLGDLDEHGFQLRPHIVWFGEMVPMLETAIHITEQASILIIIGTSMQVYPAASLINFVARETPIYFVDPKPSVNQSSFENLTVISKTATEGVPTLVSQLLDKATL, from the coding sequence ATGAATTTCTTATTTTTAGGATGTATGAGTCAAAAACAAAAAGTAGTTGTGCTTACGGGTGCTGGTATGAGTGCTGAGAGCGGGTTAAAGACGTTTCGGGATTCCAATGGTCTATGGGAAGGTCATGATGTTATGGAAGTGGCTTCTCCACAAGGTTTTGAAAGAGACCCTGAACTAGTTCTTGATTTTTACAATCAAAGGCGTAGGCAACTTTTGGAAGTATCACCAAATACCGGTCATAAAGCTTTGGTGGAATTAGAAAAAAAGTATGATATAAGTATCGTCACCCAAAATGTGGACAATCTACATGAGCAAGCTGGGAGTTCCCATGTTATTCACTTGCATGGGGAATTGTTGAAAGTTAGAAGCACCCAAAATGAAAACCATGTCCTTGATTGGAAAAAGGATTTGGTTTTGGGAGATTTAGATGAACATGGCTTCCAGTTGCGCCCTCACATTGTTTGGTTTGGAGAAATGGTCCCTATGCTGGAAACAGCAATCCACATTACAGAGCAGGCTTCTATTTTGATTATTATTGGAACTTCCATGCAAGTATACCCAGCTGCAAGTCTGATCAATTTTGTAGCTAGGGAAACCCCCATTTACTTTGTTGATCCAAAGCCAAGTGTAAATCAATCAAGTTTTGAAAACCTAACAGTAATTTCCAAAACAGCTACTGAAGGTGTTCCTACTCTTGTTTCTCAGCTACTGGATAAAGCGACCTTGTAG
- a CDS encoding VOC family protein, whose amino-acid sequence MEQNMMGWFEIPVLDMDRAKTFYDAVFKIKIQVQDFGGTLMGWFPWAEGKTGAAGSLILQPDWYKPSNTDGVLVYFNSIDVQNELNRIEKSGGKILKQKTQISPEVGYMGLFLDTEGNRVALHSKG is encoded by the coding sequence ATGGAGCAGAATATGATGGGTTGGTTCGAAATCCCAGTCTTGGATATGGATAGAGCCAAAACCTTTTACGATGCAGTTTTTAAAATTAAGATTCAAGTTCAAGATTTTGGAGGAACACTAATGGGGTGGTTTCCATGGGCAGAAGGAAAAACGGGAGCTGCAGGTTCCTTAATTCTTCAACCTGATTGGTATAAACCTAGCAATACAGATGGAGTACTTGTTTATTTTAACAGTATTGATGTTCAAAATGAATTAAACCGAATTGAGAAATCAGGAGGAAAAATTTTAAAGCAGAAAACCCAAATTAGCCCGGAAGTGGGCTATATGGGGTTATTTTTAGATACTGAAGGCAATCGGGTCGCTTTACATTCAAAGGGATGA
- a CDS encoding non-canonical purine NTP diphosphatase, which translates to MKIVFATHNQHKLKEVKALLPSEIQLLSLDDIGCFDEIPETGKTLEENAKIKADHITSTYGFDCFSDDTGLLIDALQGAPGVYSARYAGEQKDAKDNMTKVLSELKDSANRGAYFKTVIHLNLENKSYSFEGIVEGQITKKEFGSKGFGYDPIFKPKGYNETFGELSAAIKNEISHRGLAIQKLVAFFKNRAL; encoded by the coding sequence TTGAAAATTGTTTTTGCCACACATAACCAACACAAACTAAAAGAAGTTAAAGCGCTTTTACCTTCGGAAATCCAATTGCTTTCATTAGATGACATTGGTTGTTTTGATGAAATCCCAGAAACCGGAAAAACGTTGGAAGAAAATGCTAAAATAAAAGCGGATCATATAACCTCAACATATGGTTTTGACTGTTTTTCTGATGATACCGGTTTGCTTATTGATGCATTACAAGGTGCTCCAGGGGTTTATTCCGCTCGCTACGCTGGGGAACAAAAGGATGCAAAAGATAATATGACCAAGGTATTGTCCGAATTAAAAGACAGTGCCAATAGAGGCGCATATTTTAAAACTGTGATTCATCTAAATCTTGAAAACAAAAGTTACTCTTTTGAAGGAATTGTGGAGGGACAGATTACAAAAAAGGAATTTGGTTCTAAAGGGTTTGGTTATGATCCTATTTTTAAACCCAAAGGATATAATGAGACTTTTGGAGAGCTATCTGCAGCGATCAAAAATGAAATAAGTCATAGAGGTCTTGCCATCCAAAAATTAGTTGCTTTCTTCAAAAACAGGGCTTTATAG
- a CDS encoding RNA methyltransferase: MFNDDLLTYLEGFLTEERRQRFLDVLQKRTRYLTVAIEDVYQLHNTSAVIRSCDAFGVQEVHVVEDRYEKRLDKNIAMGAEQWVDVTRYQTASECITTLKDKGYQVVATTPHNDSRLLSQFTLDTKTALFFGTEKEGLSEEVMRKADGFLKIPMVGFSESLNISVSAAIIIQKLTEELRASNIKWQLSDIEILDKRLDWTKKSIKDAESIINRYLLK, encoded by the coding sequence ATGTTTAATGATGATTTGTTGACATATCTTGAAGGTTTTCTTACGGAAGAAAGAAGGCAACGGTTTCTTGATGTATTACAAAAGAGGACCAGGTATCTTACTGTAGCCATTGAAGATGTATACCAATTACACAATACAAGCGCAGTGATTAGAAGTTGTGATGCCTTTGGCGTGCAGGAAGTACATGTGGTAGAAGATCGATATGAGAAACGTTTGGACAAGAACATTGCCATGGGCGCAGAACAGTGGGTAGATGTAACTCGATATCAAACTGCATCAGAATGTATTACTACGCTAAAAGACAAGGGATATCAAGTTGTTGCAACCACCCCACATAATGATTCAAGGTTACTTTCCCAATTTACTCTGGATACAAAAACAGCTCTTTTTTTTGGAACCGAAAAAGAAGGATTGAGTGAAGAGGTTATGCGAAAAGCAGATGGATTCCTTAAAATCCCCATGGTCGGTTTTTCCGAAAGCCTCAATATTTCGGTTTCAGCTGCTATCATTATCCAAAAACTGACAGAGGAATTAAGAGCATCAAATATTAAATGGCAGCTATCTGATATTGAGATACTTGATAAGCGATTGGATTGGACTAAAAAATCCATCAAGGATGCGGAAAGTATTATAAACAGATACCTTTTAAAATGA
- a CDS encoding SRPBCC family protein: MIILLYILAAIVFIVLILGLIAPKTYDVSRSIEIAKPKAEVYENLRFLKNQDAWSPWNKKDPNMEKKFTGTDGEPGAISYWNGNKDVGEGEQELTKIVDGERIESELRFLKPWKSTSDAYITTEQIDGNATKVTWGFSGKNKFPTSIFMLFMNMDKAVGGDFEEGLSSLKELMEK; the protein is encoded by the coding sequence ATGATTATTCTACTTTACATTTTAGCAGCCATTGTTTTTATCGTTTTAATTTTAGGGTTAATTGCCCCAAAGACCTATGATGTTTCTCGCTCCATAGAGATAGCTAAACCTAAAGCTGAAGTTTATGAAAACCTTAGATTTTTAAAGAACCAGGACGCTTGGTCTCCTTGGAACAAGAAAGATCCCAATATGGAGAAAAAATTTACGGGCACAGATGGCGAGCCAGGAGCTATTAGCTATTGGAACGGAAATAAAGATGTTGGCGAAGGGGAACAAGAGCTTACTAAAATTGTGGATGGGGAACGTATAGAATCTGAACTTCGGTTTTTAAAACCTTGGAAGTCTACATCAGATGCCTATATAACCACAGAGCAAATAGACGGGAATGCCACTAAAGTTACTTGGGGCTTTTCTGGAAAAAACAAGTTCCCTACCAGTATTTTCATGTTGTTTATGAATATGGACAAAGCTGTTGGTGGAGATTTTGAAGAAGGACTGTCCAGTTTAAAGGAATTAATGGAGAAATAG
- a CDS encoding alpha-amylase family glycosyl hydrolase has translation MKKLLTVMSILSILFGCKEVKKPTKKDTQVVEEVVLKKEVPFTWEGANIYFLLTDRFNNGNPENDVSFDRTEETAVLRGFEGGDLQGITQKIEESYFTDLGINSIWFTPVVEQIHGPTNEGTGNTYGYHGYWAKDWTAIDPSFGTRKDLEKLVKTAHAQGIRVLLDVVLNHTGPVTEKDPVWPEEWVRTGPPCEFTTYENTTACTLVKNLPDILTESNDPVELPDALLAKWKEEGRLSQELDELQLFFERTGYPRAPRYYIIKWLTDYINDFGVDGFRVDTVKHVNENAWSDLYKESNYAFETWKKKNPDHILDNNPFYMVGEVYNYGISGGREFDFGDKKVDFFNYGFKSLINFDLKVDAHNDYETIFKKYNRLLNTKLKGKSVLNYLTSHDDGSPFDKERKRPFYTANVLLLTPGASQVYYGDETARSLTIEGAEGDATLRSFMNWEDLDSLPQTQKIHKHWQKLGQFRRNHPAIGAGKHKRLAKSPYVFSRTYMNGDYKDKVAVGLNLPKGKKSLWVKGFFGDGTKLYDTYSETEVMVTNGKVILENDFDIALLELVE, from the coding sequence ATGAAAAAACTACTTACCGTCATGTCTATACTATCCATTCTTTTTGGCTGCAAAGAAGTGAAAAAACCGACTAAAAAAGACACGCAAGTAGTTGAAGAAGTAGTTCTTAAAAAAGAAGTTCCTTTTACTTGGGAAGGCGCAAATATCTATTTTCTTTTAACAGATCGATTCAATAATGGGAACCCAGAAAATGATGTGAGTTTTGACAGAACGGAAGAAACTGCTGTTTTAAGAGGTTTTGAAGGAGGAGATTTGCAGGGAATTACCCAGAAAATTGAAGAAAGTTATTTTACAGATTTAGGTATTAACTCCATTTGGTTTACTCCGGTTGTTGAGCAAATACATGGTCCTACAAATGAAGGCACAGGAAATACGTACGGGTATCACGGTTATTGGGCCAAAGATTGGACTGCAATTGACCCTAGTTTTGGAACAAGAAAAGATTTGGAGAAATTGGTGAAAACTGCACACGCTCAAGGCATACGAGTGCTTTTGGATGTAGTATTGAACCATACGGGACCGGTTACAGAAAAGGACCCCGTTTGGCCGGAAGAATGGGTCCGGACGGGACCTCCTTGTGAGTTTACTACCTATGAGAATACAACTGCCTGTACTTTGGTTAAAAATCTTCCAGATATTCTTACGGAATCTAACGACCCTGTTGAATTACCAGATGCGCTGTTGGCAAAATGGAAAGAAGAAGGGCGTTTAAGTCAAGAATTAGATGAACTACAGTTGTTTTTTGAACGAACCGGATACCCAAGGGCTCCTAGGTATTACATAATTAAGTGGCTCACGGATTACATCAATGATTTTGGTGTTGATGGTTTTAGGGTCGATACCGTAAAGCATGTAAATGAAAATGCTTGGTCAGACTTATATAAAGAGTCCAACTATGCCTTTGAGACTTGGAAGAAAAAAAATCCAGATCATATATTGGATAACAATCCTTTCTATATGGTTGGTGAAGTTTATAATTACGGAATCTCTGGCGGCAGAGAATTTGATTTTGGAGATAAGAAAGTGGACTTTTTCAATTATGGTTTTAAAAGTCTTATAAATTTTGATTTGAAAGTAGATGCGCACAACGATTATGAAACCATTTTTAAAAAGTACAATCGCCTTTTAAATACGAAGTTAAAGGGAAAGAGTGTATTAAACTATTTAACTTCTCATGATGATGGCAGTCCTTTTGACAAGGAACGTAAAAGACCTTTTTACACCGCAAATGTATTGTTATTGACTCCTGGGGCCTCACAAGTGTACTATGGTGACGAAACGGCTAGGAGCCTTACCATTGAAGGCGCAGAAGGTGATGCTACTTTACGTTCTTTTATGAATTGGGAGGATTTGGACAGTTTGCCACAAACACAGAAAATACACAAACACTGGCAAAAATTAGGGCAGTTTCGTAGAAATCATCCTGCTATTGGTGCCGGTAAGCACAAAAGGCTGGCAAAATCTCCCTACGTGTTCTCCAGAACTTATATGAACGGAGATTACAAGGACAAAGTCGCTGTTGGTCTAAATCTACCAAAAGGCAAAAAATCCCTATGGGTAAAAGGATTTTTTGGTGATGGTACAAAGTTGTATGACACCTATTCTGAAACCGAAGTTATGGTTACCAATGGTAAAGTCATTCTTGAGAATGATTTTGATATTGCTCTACTGGAATTAGTGGAATAG
- a CDS encoding adenylosuccinate lyase, protein MTKQQLHTALNSGRLSKEKINTLVDQLVSLPELTEPLLCEIFAQDKTDSFNASWVFDHLMRKKLIYLLPHFEKFSLGLEHLTSESIIRPMAHVCELTMETYFKTKDVSFREHITDEQLERVMTVCFDWLIGKHKVAAKVFAMTSLYYLGMKFDWVHPELKLILEQTAHDGTAGYKYRSRKTLADLKKLGF, encoded by the coding sequence GTGACCAAACAACAATTACATACAGCATTAAATTCTGGTCGACTCTCCAAAGAAAAAATAAATACACTTGTAGACCAATTGGTAAGCCTACCGGAACTGACAGAACCATTGCTGTGCGAAATATTTGCGCAGGACAAAACCGATTCCTTCAATGCCAGTTGGGTGTTTGATCATTTGATGCGAAAAAAACTGATATACTTGTTACCTCACTTTGAAAAATTCAGCTTGGGACTAGAGCATCTAACATCCGAATCCATTATTCGCCCCATGGCACATGTATGCGAATTGACAATGGAAACCTATTTTAAAACAAAGGATGTTTCATTTAGAGAGCATATTACAGACGAACAATTGGAAAGGGTTATGACGGTTTGTTTCGATTGGCTTATTGGCAAACATAAAGTAGCGGCCAAAGTATTTGCAATGACCAGTTTATATTATCTGGGCATGAAATTCGATTGGGTTCACCCTGAACTAAAATTAATCCTGGAACAAACTGCCCATGATGGTACGGCAGGGTATAAGTATCGGTCTAGGAAAACCTTGGCAGATCTTAAGAAACTTGGTTTTTAA